A section of the Halichoerus grypus chromosome 11, mHalGry1.hap1.1, whole genome shotgun sequence genome encodes:
- the THY1 gene encoding thy-1 membrane glycoprotein: MNPTIGFALLLTVLQGVRGQEVTSLTACLVDQSLRLDCRHENTTTSPIQYEFSLTREKKKHVLYGTMGVPEHSYRSRTNFTSKYNIKVLYLSGFTTKDEGTYTCELRLSGQPPVTSSKTVSVLRDKLVKCEGISLLAQNTSGLLMLLLSLPLLQAMDFISL, from the exons ATGAACCCCACCATTGGCTTCGCTCTTTTGTTGACAG TCTTGCAGGGAGTCCGTGGGCAGGAAGTGACCAGCCTGACAGCCTGCCTGGTGGACCAGAGCCTTCGTCTGGACTGCCGCCACGAGAACACCACCACCTCGCCCATCCAGTATGAGTTCAGCCTGACCCGGGAGAAAAAGAAGCACGTGCTCTATGGCACTATGGGGGTGCCTGAGCACTCATACCGCTCCCGAACCAACTTCACCAGCAAGTACAACATCAAGGTCCTCTACTTATCCGGCTTCACCACGAAGGACGAGGGGACGTACACATGTGAACTCCGGCTCTCTGGCCAGCCTCCCGTCACCTCCAGCAAGACTGTCTCTGTGCTCAGAG ACAAACTGGTCAAGTGTGAGGGCATAAGCCTGCTGGCCCAGAACACGTCGGGGCTGCTGATGCTCCTGCTCTCCCTACCTCTCCTGCAGGCCATGGACTTCATCTCCCTGTGA